GCTTGGCGTGTTCGCAGTGCAGAATTGGCTGGCCAGCCCTGGCAAGGTGCAGAACCTTGGTTGAGTGGAGACCCAGGGAAGAGACAACTCCTTGCAGATGCCAAGAGTGTAAATAAAGACACTTATGAACTGGCTGACAGCTGTTTCTCTTCTGTTCCAGGAGAGCTCTGGTCCCTTGTTCATGCACAGCGATTATGATGTGGCCTTGCCTTGCATCAGGAGGATAGTGGCTGGTAAGGCTTTCAAATGAAGCTGGAAGGCTTCCTGTAAAACCACCGCCGTTCCCTCCGGTTCCTTCCTCTGGGGTTATTTCAGCTACACTGCTTTTCCCAGTTCAGTTGCTAAAAGTGCGCACGAAGCTCTTGTAAGCGTTTTGTGAGTTTCTTAAAATGCTGCTGCATATTTTATATGGTGCTTCTATTCTTCCttatactgttttttaaaaataatttttattgtatcatttgaatattacattttatattaatgcttttcttcattcgttttcaaacaatacattttcccccttttttccccctccctcctatatttttttcatagttttatcaaacaaacagcagtaagttcattctttgtaatctcttctcctcattgactccagcttctttcatccagtccgcatatatggtccatatcttcaagatttcgctctgtttatggctaccaatcttgatcctccttgatctgagattgcaaatgccttagcagaccaggtgctcgggagcagcagccgcagaaggccattgctttcacatcctgcatgtgagctcccaatggcacctggtgggccactgcgagtagcagagagctggactagatggactctggtctgatccagcaggctcgttcttatgttcttatgttatcttgccacagtttattctttgttattatttcgaaaatgtccagtgtcacttgttcccagatatattccaaccatttctggattgtccattttttctttgctttccagcctaaagctattgttgcatgttctgctttgatcattattttatacatatagctatatatttttatctacccttctatcctccattacacccatgaacattaattcattatttatcccaatattaatcttcgccagtttctcgatatattaacattacggttgtccaattttttttcacttctatgcattccgtccacatatgactacaatatgcctcctgatcaccgcagtgccagcatttaggactgagtcctttaaacctatatgctagttgttttctTCCTTATACTGTGACTTCATTGAGGGGGTGGGAGGACTTCCCGCAGGTCCTGCCCCAGAGgagttcctcccattgggcaaagtgggcagttgcccagggcgcccccttgtggggggcaccaaaaatgcaggtgggatttttttgaattttcagtgctttttctgtttttggcctgcaggaggcgcagtttctaggctagcagccccaaaatttcagggatttttcaggagactatcctgatgatatcacccaagtttggtaaggtttggtttagggagtccaaagttatggactcccatagggagtgtccccatcccccattgtttcaaatgggagctaataggagatgggggctacacctttgggggtccataactttgaaccccctgaaccaaacttcaccaaacatggctggtatcatcagtaggggctcgtgaagatactctgaaattttggtgctgctatcttaataattgcacccctgacagcaggcaccccctaaatttccccagattctccttttaaatccacccccttcctgccaatgcttgttttctgtatttctttcttttattctttcaatgcctaataaaggttgttgttgttggggagggcatgaaactcaggttttgcccagggctccagtttgcctaggcacgCCACTGTCCTgcccagttgtgggattcaaatagtttaacaactggttgtttacaagcacccggttctgccgaagtggtgcaaacctgctgaatcccaccactggtcctgccccaccccccgccccaaccgagtctgctctgttttatttcccttaacctgggattttcgaaCATCGCTACAAAATCTCAGATTGGAGCTGCTCCCAAGCAAGCGGCCCGGCAGGAGGTACTTCATTTCTCTCCCGCCCGCTGCGCAAACCAAAGTCAGGGAAAATCCGCCTGCCGTCGATCTGCCGTCGCAGcgaagtccctttttcttttattttgtgtgttgcagggTGCACAACTACGCAGGTGCGCccgatcgtattgtgggatgatcgacGCGGCTGCAGGGGTTATTTCTGTACGCCTGCGCAAGCTACGCATGTgtggcaggaaattttttaaaagagagaagtgtCGCTGTgcgaaggcacgaaagcaacccagattgtttgcaTGGGCCCATGTTGCTGCCTGTGTGACACAcaagtgaacaggaaaaaggattcCTTTATAACCGGGTTCCTTTATAACCATGGCAGCCTTTGCTgtgcaaagaacataagaacataagaacgagcctgctggatcagaccagagtccatctagtccagctctctgctactcgcagtggcccaccaggtgcctttgggagctcacatgcagggtgtgaaagcaatggccttctgcggctgctgctcccgagcacctggtctgctaaggcatttgcaatctcagatcaagattggtagccatagatcgacttctcctccataatctgtccaagccccccttaaagctatccaggttagaggccatcaccacctcctgtggcagcatattccaaacaccaatcacacgttgcgtgaagaagtgtttttttttattagtcctcattcttccccccagcattttcaatgaatgccccctggttctagtattgtgagaaagagagaacaatttctctctgtcaacattttctaccccatgcataattttatagacttcaatcatatcccccctcagacgtctcctctccaaactaaagaatccaatCGACCAATGTTATAACTATGAGACATTCTGCCAAAGCTGTTATAATTTAACAGCTGTGTTTACTATTTTggaggctgattttttttttcaaattggaaAATGTATTCTATTTCTATGTTGTACCCCAACCTGGCTGTGAAGTTCCAGCACGACTTTGTGGTAGAAGCTGAAGTTTCTctgcttagcctacctcacagggaggtgTGACGTGATGGGTGCCATGTTTATTCTTCACTATTTCTATGTCTTTATTAAAATACTTCCTTTCTTGTGGAAATAATTAGTTAAACTCATCCTCTGAAAGCTCGGTTCTTTGCCATCCTTCCTGCTTGCCTTCTCACAAGTTCTGCCCGTTCCCGGGAGAAAGATGGCGTGATGCCAGGAATGTAGTTATCCTGTTAAGAGGAGGGAGGATTTGGAAGGCGAATTTTCGGTCGATgccattgtaccctgctgaggcccctcccctccccaaacctggccTCTCCCAGGAgtcacccccaaatttccaggtatttccccacccaaaGCTGGCAGCCTGAGTGGGGACAgggcagaggtggagcgctcatgggaacatgtggggtcatatgtccctgggtgcatgccagctggtcacgtggggcgcAGAGAatcacccacacccctcccctcggccccaccctgccaggctgctcctttggccagcggAGGCTCCGCCggtcgaaggagcagcctggcagggtggggccaaggggaggtaagtggggtgcagtggaggggtgcagggtggtggtggggcccGGAGCAgtttttgccccaggcgccatttcccccatacgcctctggacCAGGGTccatctgtggaggcttatctggggaattcagattagcctgtgcactcccacacacgccagctgggtgaccttgggctagtcacagttcttcggatctctctcagccccacccacctcacagggtgtttgttgtgagtgggaaaggagtttgtaagcccctttgagtctcctataggagagaaaggggggatataaatccaactcttcttcttcttcttccatgggaGACACAAAAGTTCCATCCATGACCTGGCAAAATTCATATTTCACCCTTCCTTCCTGCCGTCACCAATCCCAGTTTCTCGGGACGTTGCTTGCACAGTTTCGTTTTCTCTGTTTTTCCCAACATCGTTTGTCtaactctattttttttaaaaaaaaaacccttagtcAACAGCTTTACAAAAGCCAAGGTGCTCAGCAGTACCTCCACCCTGAAGTTCATCCCAGAGGAGCTAATCATCTACTGCAGGGATTTCCGGGTGCTGAGATTTCGGTTTCACGAGAGCGGTTTGGAACCCCAGGCTTTCCGGGTGAGTTTTGTGAGGAGCTGGGATTTTACGGgttccatccatcatccatccatccatccatcatccatccatccatccatccatccatccatccatccatccatccatccatcatccatccatccatccatccatccatccatccatccatcatccatccatccatccatccatccatccatccatccatccatccatccatccatccatccatccatccttcattcattcattcattcattcattcattcattcattcattcattcattcatttatttatttatgggttttatataccgctctacccccgaagggctctgagcggtgtacaacacaacttCCTCTACACGGTGTacaacaacccatacaaacaaccccatcaaaattagattaaaacacagcgataaaattaacaaagattaacaaagatggcgtcacgcaataaccccaattaaaaccctcccagagaggggggagcaaaacagaaaagtgggtcccgtagatgATAATGGGAACTCCGGACCGGAGGAATACAAGGGTGGGGGCACTCtcagcaactggacactccaaaagcccagtggaacaactcagtcttacaggccctgcggaattcgccaAGATCCCACATAGACTGTTAAGCTAAGGCAggggcccccaacctttttgagccagtgGGCACTTTAGGAATTTTGACTCTGGGTGCTGGGcacaactgcaaaatggctgccgaaaGGATCGGAGCCGACTACAACATCTGAAGGAGTGAGGCCGTACGTAGGTCTCATAATAACTCTTTGCCATTTCAAGGCTTTGCTTAacaggatgcttttaaaaaaatgtttaaaaaataactttcttGCATGGGTTTGTGAAGAGTTGTCCGATCACTTCCGAGTcgtagcaaccctatgaatcaatatctCCAAAATGGCCTATCATGACCAACTTTACAAGAgcctgagcagtggcgtagcgccaacgggataTGTGGGGGGGCGAAACACCCCAGGGCGTGCctgtgtgggggcgtggcctgggcatgGAGGGAGTGTTTTGGGGCTTTCCGGGGGTGTtacagggcaggggcatggctggggcacaTTGCACTTGTgggccccgggcgcagttctccctcgctccaaCCCTGGgtctgagggccgtggcttcctttctagagtcaatccatctcggggggtgggggtgtcttcctcttttcctgccgcttTCAAACTTTCCtagcactgtattgtcgaaggctttcacggccagaatcactagggtgttgtgggttttctgggttgtatggccgtgttccagtagcatttttttcctgatgtttcgcctgcaggagaaaatgctactagaacatggccacacatgGGACCTGCAGTTGTCCTGGAATTATAAGCGTTCTCCAGACAACAGcactcagttctcctggaggaaatgacggCTTTTGATGCTGAACTCTATGACACCCCATCCTCTACCCAGCCTTCTTcagaggagagccagcgtggtgtggtggttaagagcaggagcactctaatctggaggaaccgggtttgattccccgctctgccacttgagctgtggaggcttatctggtgaatcagattagcttgtgcactccaatccaatccaaaaacctttaaaaggcataaaccagaagtaccatatattccaagtacaaaaaacaggatcattgttatatatcatgtagaacatggattaaaaatgtagcaactgcttcagaaatttctacattagggctgttcaatagcttaggcatttttagtttgtctgagagaaacataaattctaggggtagtaaagctcccagatcggttctaatatcatgatacctcgaacagtaaagcaggatatgagggaccgAGTCcgtagcgttgggacagtaccgacagcaacgctcactttgtgggatgttaaggaaacgacgttgaagatagacagaggggaatgagttgcaccttgctcttgtcatgacccatctgcacttataattaacaagctgctctaaatatacagcaggggtagatttcgggggtgtgatcccaaagtatagaggggaacaggagctttgtgcattccaacacacgccagctgggtgaccttaggctagtcgcggttcttcggagctctctcagccccacccacctcacagggtgtttgttatgggggtggggggagggaaagtagcctttgagtctcctacaggagagaaaggcccttgctttcacctcctgcaggtgagctcccaaaggcacctggtgggccactgcgagtagcagagtgctggactagatggactctggtctgatccggggcgtacagactgccgcggtggttaagaaggcccagcaaagactgtactatctgagacttttaaggaaacaactgaatggaaaactcctggtatccttttaccgctgtgctatagagagtgtcttaacctactgcatctgtgtatggttctccagttgcacagtggcagataggaaggcgctccaaagggtgatcactactgcacagaggattatcggccgccctctcccctcctgggaagaactctacaattcccgaagcctaaagaaagccccaaatattctgagagatccgtctcatccagcacactctctttttgaactgttgccatccggcagacgatacaggtctatcaaaactaggacaaagaggcttagagacagcttctactctagagctgtggcgatgctgaactccgcggcttcgtgttgatgtgtttggggctgtgtagggattgggggaggaaggggaaagtgaggatggggtatgagtctgatattgtgtgcatcgaggaatgctgctgtaaatttcgttgtgcgtgcacaatgacaataaaatgctgatgctgatgcttatccagcaggcttgttcttatgttcttatgttcttatgttcttatgttctaaaggggggacataaatccaaactcttcctcttgctCTCCAGGTGACCATGGCCATCGCCCAGGCCcgggagagcagcagcagagtCAATGGCTTCGAACAGGCGGCTCTGAGGAATCTGGGTGAGCAAAAGCAGAGGACGGGCCACGAGGGATGGAGAGACTGGGCCTCTGCTGCCCTCTGTGGATCACGTCTGTGTCTCCCACCTTTCCAGGGAACAGCcagtggaagagggaagaggaagagt
Above is a genomic segment from Sphaerodactylus townsendi isolate TG3544 unplaced genomic scaffold, MPM_Stown_v2.3 scaffold_1716, whole genome shotgun sequence containing:
- the LOC125425001 gene encoding myotubularin-related protein 11-like, whose amino-acid sequence is ESSGPLFMHSDYDVALPCIRRIVAVNSFTKAKVLSSTSTLKFIPEELIIYCRDFRVLRFRFHESGLEPQAFRVTMAIAQARESSSRVNGFEQAALRNLGNSQWKREEEEFPTLLFETLHDWEKELKRLGTPGWRVSPVNERFDMAT